A single Musa acuminata AAA Group cultivar baxijiao chromosome BXJ2-1, Cavendish_Baxijiao_AAA, whole genome shotgun sequence DNA region contains:
- the LOC135598601 gene encoding uncharacterized protein LOC135598601 isoform X2, with protein sequence MPYGHRWAKSNFEKLANGRNHSICRRSVDKSNQKFFLREPNLLELASRDSEQRFPLFAIIFVDTHASWKLSPLCSPLPEVVQRNNLESLSPSNMNGSEPTSSLLFMVGLHAANADSARLNSSCISSETGSSDQSESSNKLSDPPVSLSSTLPDCLTSGRHLDNNLSDEAATSGSFITDTSVEKDDSTHNTNFVDCSTSLLSCTSYSDEMDGFETVTSPQRLAGDELGSNTTGSCAIKDAEMVPFKLDRRSKKDHFRENNICHDNFSCISMCNNNNPAVDSSLDGCNSDIGENSSDDTAMRLVIKDESGPSSSEGEIISPSEELMQCDTSSHATADLCNLGTHVSKDNSSSDAYLSNDVLDACSSTERVDCSSQAGSSNDFHPVIYERRGRRSRRMIGHGNLNGANGSITAKIHSHTGEDINYSIWQKVKKNEKNECVSKANNVSVLYAQHDVSSKDTKMKMKPDKFIGQKQKQSGITCKYPKAEPSQVSSRGAKTSPTLSKATFGSAKNKSSSVIKHANQNHLSGSYIGKGDMPNSPKHHFQQKECRHNSPFEGLNKHSSTGFGSHSNSSSQRCLSKLTDSIDCCLGHSEKEICVLMGAAPQGIVCDGIRHLDVAAAFSEIDHMATTSNQFGQRQIDANCENGTTKHSKDIQEDLSSVGIEDYGCTKPNIESHREANSLSSNGSPIQKWVPVGRKDSIASDMGYLDCLKVSVMDEAVLDHSYPKTAEVEDVNKDGDISNSEANKLTNKLSTYPNSTEVLDIHAVINCQTHKIEDKEFIGFETDLDKIIGAVKNAYELQTAVESVQLVTGSPVADFEKFLFSAAPVIGRTQNSRSCNSCSHERLKDSSLCWHEIPNISLKSIWQWYEELGCFGLEVKAHDFYNSRRLRNGCHEFTAYFVPYLSAVQLFGISRSTKYCNLNGQSARASEGNKTAKSLGSLPIFSMLLPQPTKDKGACFSDSSSSAKAGFFDKGIDVDHEEIIFEYFESEQPPWRHPLYEKIKELVASGSSSDSRMFGDPSKLESVKLHDLHPASWYCIAWYPIYRIPDGSFHAAFLTYHSLGHFVHRSSPESGHGLSEDVVSPVVGLQTYNHKGESWFQPRHMNSKVVQSEDVSNSDTSELIKERLRTLRQTASVMARAVVSKGNQRYVNRHPDYNFFVSRSG encoded by the exons ATGCCGTATGGACATCGGTGGGCAAAGAGTAACTTTGAGAAGTTAGCAAATGGAAGAAACCACAGTATCTGTAGGAGATCAGTAGATAAGAGCAATCAGAAGTTTTTTCTTAGG GAACCTAACTTACTTGAACTTGCCTCAAGGGATTCTGAACAGAG GTTTCCTTTATTCGCAATAATTTTTGTTGATACTCATGCATCCTGGAAGTTGTCACCTTTATGTTCACCCTTGCCAGAAGTTGTTCAGAGaaataatcttgaatctttgtcTCCCTCTAACATGAATGGTAGCGAGCCAACATCTTCACTACTGTTCATGGTTGGTTTACATGCTGCAAATGCAGATTCTGCAAGGTTAAATTCATCTTGCATTTCTAGTGAGACAGGTAGTTCAGACCAGTCTGAAAGCAGTAACAAATTGTCCGATCCTCCAGTCAGTTTATCAAGTACACTTCCTGACTGCTTAACATCAG GTAGGCATCTAGATAATAACTTGTCAGATGAGGCAGCAACCTCTGGCTCTTTCATTACTGATACTAGTGTAGAAAAGGATGATAGCACACATAATACTAATTTTGTAGACTGTTCAACATCGTTGTTGTCGTGTACATCTTACAGCGATGAGATGGATGGTTTTGAAACAGTAACTTCACCTCAGAGATTAGCTGGTGATGAATTAGGCAGTAACACTACCGGATCATGTGCAATTAAAGATGCAGAAATGGTTCCATTCAAATTAGATCGGAGATCCAAGAAGGACCATTTTAGAGAGAACAACATTTGTCATGATAATTTCTCATGCATTTCCAtgtgtaataataataatccagCAGTAGATTCATCACTGGATGGTTGTAACAGTGACATTGGTGAGAACTCTAGTGATGACACTGCAATGCGGTTAGTAATTAAGGATGAAAGTGGACCTAGTTCTTCGGAAGGTGAAATTATTTCACCTTCTGAAGAGCTTATGCAATGCGACACCTCATCTCATGCAACTGCAGATTTATGCAATTTGGGGACTCACGTATCAAAGGATAATTCCAGCAGTGATGCTTATCTGTCAAATGATGTCCTCGATGCTTGCAGCAGTACTGAAAGAGTTGATTGCAGTAGTCAGGCTGGCAGCAGCAATGACTTCCATCCTGTTATATATGAAAGGCGAGGTAGAAGGTCTAGAAGAATGATTGGTCATGGGAATTTAAATGGAGCAAACGGATCTATTACTGCAAAGATACATAGTCACACCGGGGAAGACATTAATTACTCCATATGGCAGAaggttaaaaaaaatgaaaaaaatgagtGTGTTTCTAAAGCTAACAATGTCAGCGTTTTGTATGCTCAGCATGATGTTTCATCAAAGGATACCAAGATGAAAATGAAGCCTGACAAATTTATTGGGCAAAAGCAAAAGCAGAGTGGAATAACCTGCAAATACCCTAAAGCAGAGCCAAGCCAAGTGTCCTCCAGAGGGGCTAAGACAAGTCCTACTCTATCTAAAGCCACATTTGGAAGTGCAAAAAACAAATCTAGTTCAGTCATCAAACatgcaaatcaaaatcatttgagTGGATCTTACATTGGTAAGGGTGACATGCCCAATTCTCCAAAGCATCATTTTCAGCAGAAAGAATGCCGGCATAATTCACCATTTGAGGGTCTTAACAAACATAGCAGCACAGGATTCGGATCACATAGCAACAGCTCTTCCCAAAGATGTTTGTCTAAGCTGACTGACAGTATTGACTGTTGTCTGGGACACTCAGAGAAGGAAATATGTGTTCTTATGGGGGCAGCACCACAAGGAATTGTTTGTGATGGGATCCGTCATTTAGATGTGGCAGCTGCATTTAGTGAAATTGACCACATGGCAACTACATCAAATCAGTTTGGTCAGAGGCAGATTGATGCTAATTGTGAGAATGGCACCACTAAGCACTCCAAGGATATTCAGGAAGATCTTTCCAGTGTAGGTATTGAAGACTATGGATGCACAAAACCGAATATTGAAAGTCACAGAGAAGCTAACAGCTTGAGCAGTAATGGATCTCCAATACAGAAGTGGGTCCCAGTAGGGAGGAAAGATTCGATAGCTTCTGATATGGGCTATTTAGACTGCTTAAAGGTTTCTGTCATGGATGAAGCAGTTCTtgatcattcatatccaaagacTGCTGAAGTAGAGGATGTGAATAAAGATGGAGATATCTCAAATTCTGAAGCTAATAAGTTGACTAACAAGTTGAGCACCTACCCTAATTCAACTGAAGTTCTCGATATACATGCTGTGATCAACTGCCAAACACACAAGATAGAAGACAAGGAATTTATTGGTTTTGAGACTGATTTAGACAAGATAATAGGAGCTGTTAAGAATGCCTATGAATTGCAAACTGCGGTAGAAAGTGTTCAACTGGTAACTGGCAGTCCAGTTGCTGACTTTGAGAAATTTCTTTTTTCTGCTGCTCCAGTTATTGGACGAACACAGAATAGCAGAAGCTGCAACAGTTGTTCTCATGAACGACTCAAAGATAGCTCTCTGTGCTGGCACGAGATTCCCAACATCTCCTTGAAAAGCATTTGGCAATGGTATGAAGAACTTGGTTGCTTTGGGTTGGAAGTGAAGGcacatgatttttataattctagAAGGCTGCGGAACGGTTGTCATGAATTCACTGCATACTTTGTGCCGTATCTTTCTGCTGTGCAATTATTTGGAATATCCAGGAGTACCAAGTATTGCAATCTGAATGGACAGTCAGCCAGAGCTTCTGAGGGGAACAAGACAGCAAAATCTTTGGGTTCTCTCCCAATCTTCTCAATGTTACTGCCCCAACCTACTAAGGACAAAGGTGCATGCTTCTCAGATTCATCGTCTTCTGCTAAAGCTGGGTTCTTTGATAAAGGCATCGACGTGGATCATGAGGAGATTATATTTGAATATTTTGAATCTGAACAACCTCCTTGGCGGCATCCATTATATGAGAA GATCAAGGAGCTGGTAGCCAGTGGTTCATCATCTGATAGCCGCATGTTTGGTGATCCATCGAAGCTGGAATCTGTTAAACTGCATGACCTTCATCCTGCATCTTG gtACTGCATCGCGTGGTACCCTATATATCGTATACCTGATGGTAGTTTTCATGCTGCTTTTTTAACATATCACTCTCTCGGTCATTTTGTTCATCGAAGTTCCCCAGAAAGTGGCCATGGTCTTTCAGAAGATGTAGTTTCTCCAGTTGTAGGTCTGCAGACATACAATCATAAG GGAGAGTCTTGGTTTCAACCAAGACACATGAATTCAAAGGTCGTCCAGTCTGAAGATGTCAGTAATTCAGATACCTCGGAATTAATAAAGGAGAGGTTGAGGACGCTCAGGCAAACTGCATCTGTGATGGCCAGGGCAGTTGTTTCCAAGGGCAATCAGAGATACGTGAACCGGCATCCAGACTACAACTTCTTTGTGTCGCGGAGTGGGTAG
- the LOC135598601 gene encoding uncharacterized protein LOC135598601 isoform X1, translated as MPYGHRWAKSNFEKLANGRNHSICRRSVDKSNQKFFLREPNLLELASRDSEQRFPLFAIIFVDTHASWKLSPLCSPLPEVVQRNNLESLSPSNMNGSEPTSSLLFMVGLHAANADSARLNSSCISSETGSSDQSESSNKLSDPPVSLSSTLPDCLTSGNSSGSVCDNPSVVGSDFLVNNYPKVDRRVERNPRKKGKKKGKQYKRNAPRKVLTESNVQRDEISCNSLSSSGRHLDNNLSDEAATSGSFITDTSVEKDDSTHNTNFVDCSTSLLSCTSYSDEMDGFETVTSPQRLAGDELGSNTTGSCAIKDAEMVPFKLDRRSKKDHFRENNICHDNFSCISMCNNNNPAVDSSLDGCNSDIGENSSDDTAMRLVIKDESGPSSSEGEIISPSEELMQCDTSSHATADLCNLGTHVSKDNSSSDAYLSNDVLDACSSTERVDCSSQAGSSNDFHPVIYERRGRRSRRMIGHGNLNGANGSITAKIHSHTGEDINYSIWQKVKKNEKNECVSKANNVSVLYAQHDVSSKDTKMKMKPDKFIGQKQKQSGITCKYPKAEPSQVSSRGAKTSPTLSKATFGSAKNKSSSVIKHANQNHLSGSYIGKGDMPNSPKHHFQQKECRHNSPFEGLNKHSSTGFGSHSNSSSQRCLSKLTDSIDCCLGHSEKEICVLMGAAPQGIVCDGIRHLDVAAAFSEIDHMATTSNQFGQRQIDANCENGTTKHSKDIQEDLSSVGIEDYGCTKPNIESHREANSLSSNGSPIQKWVPVGRKDSIASDMGYLDCLKVSVMDEAVLDHSYPKTAEVEDVNKDGDISNSEANKLTNKLSTYPNSTEVLDIHAVINCQTHKIEDKEFIGFETDLDKIIGAVKNAYELQTAVESVQLVTGSPVADFEKFLFSAAPVIGRTQNSRSCNSCSHERLKDSSLCWHEIPNISLKSIWQWYEELGCFGLEVKAHDFYNSRRLRNGCHEFTAYFVPYLSAVQLFGISRSTKYCNLNGQSARASEGNKTAKSLGSLPIFSMLLPQPTKDKGACFSDSSSSAKAGFFDKGIDVDHEEIIFEYFESEQPPWRHPLYEKIKELVASGSSSDSRMFGDPSKLESVKLHDLHPASWYCIAWYPIYRIPDGSFHAAFLTYHSLGHFVHRSSPESGHGLSEDVVSPVVGLQTYNHKGESWFQPRHMNSKVVQSEDVSNSDTSELIKERLRTLRQTASVMARAVVSKGNQRYVNRHPDYNFFVSRSG; from the exons ATGCCGTATGGACATCGGTGGGCAAAGAGTAACTTTGAGAAGTTAGCAAATGGAAGAAACCACAGTATCTGTAGGAGATCAGTAGATAAGAGCAATCAGAAGTTTTTTCTTAGG GAACCTAACTTACTTGAACTTGCCTCAAGGGATTCTGAACAGAG GTTTCCTTTATTCGCAATAATTTTTGTTGATACTCATGCATCCTGGAAGTTGTCACCTTTATGTTCACCCTTGCCAGAAGTTGTTCAGAGaaataatcttgaatctttgtcTCCCTCTAACATGAATGGTAGCGAGCCAACATCTTCACTACTGTTCATGGTTGGTTTACATGCTGCAAATGCAGATTCTGCAAGGTTAAATTCATCTTGCATTTCTAGTGAGACAGGTAGTTCAGACCAGTCTGAAAGCAGTAACAAATTGTCCGATCCTCCAGTCAGTTTATCAAGTACACTTCCTGACTGCTTAACATCAGGTAATTCTTCTGGTTCAGTTTGTGATAACCCAAGTGTAGTTGGTTCAGATTTCTTGGTTAATAACTACCCAAAGGTGGACAGAAGAGTTGAAAGAAATCCcagaaaaaaggggaaaaagaagGGAAAGCAATATAAACGAAATGCACCTAGAAAGGTTTTGACTGAATCAAATGTTCAACGTGATGAGATCAGTTGcaattctctttcttcttcagGTAGGCATCTAGATAATAACTTGTCAGATGAGGCAGCAACCTCTGGCTCTTTCATTACTGATACTAGTGTAGAAAAGGATGATAGCACACATAATACTAATTTTGTAGACTGTTCAACATCGTTGTTGTCGTGTACATCTTACAGCGATGAGATGGATGGTTTTGAAACAGTAACTTCACCTCAGAGATTAGCTGGTGATGAATTAGGCAGTAACACTACCGGATCATGTGCAATTAAAGATGCAGAAATGGTTCCATTCAAATTAGATCGGAGATCCAAGAAGGACCATTTTAGAGAGAACAACATTTGTCATGATAATTTCTCATGCATTTCCAtgtgtaataataataatccagCAGTAGATTCATCACTGGATGGTTGTAACAGTGACATTGGTGAGAACTCTAGTGATGACACTGCAATGCGGTTAGTAATTAAGGATGAAAGTGGACCTAGTTCTTCGGAAGGTGAAATTATTTCACCTTCTGAAGAGCTTATGCAATGCGACACCTCATCTCATGCAACTGCAGATTTATGCAATTTGGGGACTCACGTATCAAAGGATAATTCCAGCAGTGATGCTTATCTGTCAAATGATGTCCTCGATGCTTGCAGCAGTACTGAAAGAGTTGATTGCAGTAGTCAGGCTGGCAGCAGCAATGACTTCCATCCTGTTATATATGAAAGGCGAGGTAGAAGGTCTAGAAGAATGATTGGTCATGGGAATTTAAATGGAGCAAACGGATCTATTACTGCAAAGATACATAGTCACACCGGGGAAGACATTAATTACTCCATATGGCAGAaggttaaaaaaaatgaaaaaaatgagtGTGTTTCTAAAGCTAACAATGTCAGCGTTTTGTATGCTCAGCATGATGTTTCATCAAAGGATACCAAGATGAAAATGAAGCCTGACAAATTTATTGGGCAAAAGCAAAAGCAGAGTGGAATAACCTGCAAATACCCTAAAGCAGAGCCAAGCCAAGTGTCCTCCAGAGGGGCTAAGACAAGTCCTACTCTATCTAAAGCCACATTTGGAAGTGCAAAAAACAAATCTAGTTCAGTCATCAAACatgcaaatcaaaatcatttgagTGGATCTTACATTGGTAAGGGTGACATGCCCAATTCTCCAAAGCATCATTTTCAGCAGAAAGAATGCCGGCATAATTCACCATTTGAGGGTCTTAACAAACATAGCAGCACAGGATTCGGATCACATAGCAACAGCTCTTCCCAAAGATGTTTGTCTAAGCTGACTGACAGTATTGACTGTTGTCTGGGACACTCAGAGAAGGAAATATGTGTTCTTATGGGGGCAGCACCACAAGGAATTGTTTGTGATGGGATCCGTCATTTAGATGTGGCAGCTGCATTTAGTGAAATTGACCACATGGCAACTACATCAAATCAGTTTGGTCAGAGGCAGATTGATGCTAATTGTGAGAATGGCACCACTAAGCACTCCAAGGATATTCAGGAAGATCTTTCCAGTGTAGGTATTGAAGACTATGGATGCACAAAACCGAATATTGAAAGTCACAGAGAAGCTAACAGCTTGAGCAGTAATGGATCTCCAATACAGAAGTGGGTCCCAGTAGGGAGGAAAGATTCGATAGCTTCTGATATGGGCTATTTAGACTGCTTAAAGGTTTCTGTCATGGATGAAGCAGTTCTtgatcattcatatccaaagacTGCTGAAGTAGAGGATGTGAATAAAGATGGAGATATCTCAAATTCTGAAGCTAATAAGTTGACTAACAAGTTGAGCACCTACCCTAATTCAACTGAAGTTCTCGATATACATGCTGTGATCAACTGCCAAACACACAAGATAGAAGACAAGGAATTTATTGGTTTTGAGACTGATTTAGACAAGATAATAGGAGCTGTTAAGAATGCCTATGAATTGCAAACTGCGGTAGAAAGTGTTCAACTGGTAACTGGCAGTCCAGTTGCTGACTTTGAGAAATTTCTTTTTTCTGCTGCTCCAGTTATTGGACGAACACAGAATAGCAGAAGCTGCAACAGTTGTTCTCATGAACGACTCAAAGATAGCTCTCTGTGCTGGCACGAGATTCCCAACATCTCCTTGAAAAGCATTTGGCAATGGTATGAAGAACTTGGTTGCTTTGGGTTGGAAGTGAAGGcacatgatttttataattctagAAGGCTGCGGAACGGTTGTCATGAATTCACTGCATACTTTGTGCCGTATCTTTCTGCTGTGCAATTATTTGGAATATCCAGGAGTACCAAGTATTGCAATCTGAATGGACAGTCAGCCAGAGCTTCTGAGGGGAACAAGACAGCAAAATCTTTGGGTTCTCTCCCAATCTTCTCAATGTTACTGCCCCAACCTACTAAGGACAAAGGTGCATGCTTCTCAGATTCATCGTCTTCTGCTAAAGCTGGGTTCTTTGATAAAGGCATCGACGTGGATCATGAGGAGATTATATTTGAATATTTTGAATCTGAACAACCTCCTTGGCGGCATCCATTATATGAGAA GATCAAGGAGCTGGTAGCCAGTGGTTCATCATCTGATAGCCGCATGTTTGGTGATCCATCGAAGCTGGAATCTGTTAAACTGCATGACCTTCATCCTGCATCTTG gtACTGCATCGCGTGGTACCCTATATATCGTATACCTGATGGTAGTTTTCATGCTGCTTTTTTAACATATCACTCTCTCGGTCATTTTGTTCATCGAAGTTCCCCAGAAAGTGGCCATGGTCTTTCAGAAGATGTAGTTTCTCCAGTTGTAGGTCTGCAGACATACAATCATAAG GGAGAGTCTTGGTTTCAACCAAGACACATGAATTCAAAGGTCGTCCAGTCTGAAGATGTCAGTAATTCAGATACCTCGGAATTAATAAAGGAGAGGTTGAGGACGCTCAGGCAAACTGCATCTGTGATGGCCAGGGCAGTTGTTTCCAAGGGCAATCAGAGATACGTGAACCGGCATCCAGACTACAACTTCTTTGTGTCGCGGAGTGGGTAG